In a genomic window of Myotis daubentonii chromosome 18, mMyoDau2.1, whole genome shotgun sequence:
- the ALG14 gene encoding UDP-N-acetylglucosamine transferase subunit ALG14 homolog: MGCVLILAAAAGAAAVVLALRLWLVLHSRVVVPRESVSLMAVAGSGGHTTELLRLLGHLSAAYSPRHYVIADTDEISARKIHAFELGRADRDPSGMVPRYFLHRIPRSREVRQSWLSTVATTLHSACLSLPLTYRVRPDLVLCNGPGTCVPICAAAVLLGVLGVKRVTVVYVESLCRAEHLSLTGRILRPFADYFLVQWPALKRKYPTSVYLGRIV, encoded by the exons ATGGGGTGCGTCCTTATCCTCGCGGCGGCCGCAGGAGCGGCGGCAGTGGTCCTAGCCCTGCGGCTGTGGCTCGTGCTTCATTCCCGGGTTGTTGTTCCCCGGGAATCTGTCAGTCTTATGGCGGTGGCCGGGTCCG GCGGGCACACCACCGAGCTGCTGCGGCTGCTGGGGCACCTGTCCGCCGCTTACTCTCCCCGACACTACGTCATCGCCGACACGGACGAGATCAGCGCCCGGAAGATACATGCTTTTGAACTCGGTCGCGCCGATAGGGACCCCAGTGGCATG GTGCCGCGGTACTTCCTCCACCGCATCCCCCGGAGCCGCGAGGTCCGGCAGTCCTGGCTGTCCACCGTGGCCACCACCCTGCACTCCGCCTGCCTCTCCTTGCCCCTCACCTACCGCGTGAGGCCGGACCTG GTGCTGTGTAACGGGCCCGGGACCTGCGTGCCCATCTGCGCGGCGGCCGTCCTCCTGGGCGTGCTGGGCGTGAAGCGCGTGACCGTGGTCTACGTGGAGAGCCTCTGCCGGGCGGAGCACCTGTCGCTGACGGGGCGCATCCTGCGCCCTTTCGCCGACTACTTCCTGGTGCAGTGGCCCGCCCTGAAGAGGAAGTACCCCACGTCCGTGTACCTGGGGCGGATCGTGTGA